A single genomic interval of Cellvibrio sp. PSBB023 harbors:
- a CDS encoding class II aldolase/adducin family protein, with product MSVTNEAELIAYIEQAKSDAIHAFQTLGKNGTLSASLTFHITHRIPDTDHLLNIRFPGGLARDQSPKVSLSSFAENTSLILHETRLEADTVIHAHTNFLSGWSLAHKPFPILYVAAARHLLAREIPNHLERTRSPLEVIRERLDKHPELAPPPALLESNGGANFWGKGILKTSELILFIEEAARYQAIAEQIGGAQVYTPGALELQWKRTGLLEKSYAYAG from the coding sequence ATGTCAGTCACTAACGAAGCTGAATTGATTGCTTATATCGAGCAGGCAAAATCCGATGCGATCCATGCATTTCAAACCCTGGGTAAAAATGGCACCCTGTCAGCCAGTCTCACGTTCCATATTACCCATCGTATTCCCGACACCGATCATTTGTTGAATATTCGATTTCCCGGCGGCTTGGCGCGCGATCAAAGCCCTAAAGTCAGCCTCTCTTCGTTTGCAGAAAACACAAGTTTAATTCTGCATGAGACTCGTTTGGAGGCCGATACAGTCATTCACGCCCACACCAATTTCCTGTCAGGTTGGTCACTGGCTCATAAGCCATTTCCTATTTTGTATGTTGCTGCTGCACGCCACTTGCTTGCACGCGAAATTCCCAACCATTTGGAGCGTACTCGCAGCCCGCTGGAAGTTATTCGTGAGCGTTTGGATAAGCACCCTGAATTGGCTCCGCCACCGGCATTGTTGGAATCTAACGGCGGCGCCAACTTCTGGGGCAAGGGTATTCTCAAAACGTCGGAACTGATTCTGTTTATTGAAGAAGCTGCGCGTTACCAAGCCATTGCCGAGCAAATTGGTGGTGCCCAGGTGTACACCCCAGGTGCATTGGAATTGCAGTGGAAACGCACTGGGTTATTGGAAAAGTCCTACGCTTACGCGGGCTGA
- a CDS encoding ABC transporter permease gives MNSPVSPPLSLWRRFLLRRDGSLVNPGIANEPQFPIENELLGVTEKVSPRRRIWLRFKRNRLGYWSLIIFSSLYLLSLLGEFISNDKPLVIHHEQEWYFPLFKDYPETVFGGKLPIFADYNDPYIRKLLAENSSFVIYPPNPFYYDTLNYYSDTRHYPGPPDEQNLLGTDIAGYDIVARLIYGFRTSVTFGLGLTIVGTILGVIIGAAQGYFAGKVDLITQRVIEIWGSMPELYLLIIFSSLFEPSLLLLFVLLSLFGWIFLSDYVRSEFLRNRQLEYVKAAKAMGLSHMQIIWRHILPNSLTPVITFLPFRMSAAIMALASLDFLGLGVQAPAPSLGQLLLQGKENLDAWWIAVAAFTVLVSTLLLLTFMGEALRNAIDTRMSDVNTSNH, from the coding sequence ATGAACTCTCCTGTCAGTCCACCACTCAGCCTATGGCGGCGCTTTCTGTTAAGGCGCGATGGTTCATTGGTTAACCCAGGTATCGCGAATGAACCACAGTTTCCTATAGAAAATGAGTTGCTTGGCGTTACTGAAAAGGTATCACCACGCCGACGCATTTGGTTACGTTTCAAACGCAATCGCTTGGGTTACTGGAGTTTGATTATCTTTTCCAGTCTCTATCTCTTGAGCTTGTTAGGGGAATTCATTTCTAACGATAAGCCGTTGGTAATCCATCATGAGCAAGAGTGGTATTTTCCTTTGTTTAAGGATTACCCTGAAACAGTATTTGGTGGAAAGCTGCCAATATTTGCCGATTACAATGATCCTTATATTCGAAAATTACTAGCGGAGAATAGTAGTTTTGTCATTTATCCACCCAATCCCTTTTATTACGACACACTGAATTACTATTCAGATACACGCCATTATCCAGGCCCGCCCGATGAGCAGAACTTACTCGGTACTGATATTGCCGGTTACGACATAGTTGCGCGCCTTATTTATGGCTTTCGTACCTCGGTGACATTTGGTTTGGGGTTAACCATTGTTGGGACGATTCTCGGTGTCATTATTGGTGCAGCACAAGGTTATTTTGCCGGTAAAGTTGATTTAATTACCCAGCGAGTGATTGAAATATGGGGCTCTATGCCCGAGCTGTACTTATTAATTATTTTCTCATCATTATTTGAACCCAGCTTGCTGCTGCTATTTGTATTGCTTTCCTTATTTGGTTGGATTTTCCTGTCAGATTACGTGCGTTCCGAATTTTTACGCAACCGTCAGTTGGAATATGTGAAAGCAGCAAAAGCCATGGGTTTGTCGCATATGCAAATTATCTGGCGACACATTCTTCCCAACAGCCTTACGCCCGTGATCACCTTTTTGCCGTTCCGTATGAGTGCCGCCATTATGGCCTTGGCAAGTTTGGATTTTCTGGGACTGGGTGTCCAGGCTCCTGCACCTAGTTTGGGGCAGTTACTGTTGCAAGGTAAGGAAAACCTTGATGCCTGGTGGATTGCCGTTGCTGCTTTTACGGTATTGGTTTCAACCCTTTTATTGTTGACGTTTATGGGCGAGGCGTTACGTAACGCGATAGATACCCGTATGTCCGATGTCAATACAAGCAATCATTAA
- a CDS encoding ABC transporter permease, with protein MTEKNTHFGTVSAVLRRWRGLLLPLVLIGVWQYTSGLSATHAYAFVPLQDVGHTLVLLIESGELWINFYGSLERTGVGLLLGIVVGIGLGLLMYYSRVVLLLVNPLYNAIRQVPLLGLTPLIGLWLGNGDEAKVFIIALAAFYPMVLNTYEGLRNVDNRFREVGHIYHFTRWQQFRLVLWPAALPGIVTGLLLAIPFAWITCIGSELLFNAGAGLGNLMMTAEASARMDIILICALVVTLLGVVMNYAVMRLGNYVLRWRGVAL; from the coding sequence GTGACAGAAAAAAATACCCATTTTGGAACAGTCAGCGCGGTTCTTCGTCGCTGGCGTGGTTTATTGCTGCCATTGGTGTTGATTGGTGTATGGCAATATACCTCAGGCCTGAGTGCTACTCATGCTTATGCATTTGTACCTTTGCAGGATGTGGGGCACACGCTGGTGTTATTGATTGAGTCCGGTGAGTTATGGATCAATTTTTACGGCAGTCTGGAGCGTACCGGTGTGGGATTGCTGTTGGGTATTGTGGTTGGTATTGGATTGGGCTTGCTGATGTATTACTCGCGAGTGGTATTGCTATTGGTAAACCCACTTTACAACGCCATTCGTCAGGTGCCCTTACTGGGGCTCACCCCGCTTATCGGCTTATGGTTGGGCAATGGTGACGAAGCAAAAGTATTTATTATCGCTCTTGCTGCGTTTTACCCTATGGTGCTCAACACCTATGAGGGTTTGCGCAACGTAGACAACCGCTTTCGTGAAGTAGGGCATATTTATCACTTTACCCGGTGGCAGCAATTTCGCTTGGTACTTTGGCCCGCTGCCTTGCCTGGTATTGTGACTGGTTTATTGCTGGCGATTCCCTTTGCGTGGATTACCTGTATTGGCAGTGAATTGTTATTTAACGCCGGAGCTGGTTTGGGAAATTTAATGATGACCGCTGAGGCCTCGGCACGCATGGATATTATTTTAATCTGTGCGCTGGTAGTAACGCTGCTCGGTGTTGTCATGAATTACGCGGTGATGCGCCTGGGTAATTATGTGTTGCGCTGGCGCGGTGTGGCGTTATAA
- a CDS encoding ABC transporter permease — protein MKSIGFNIRAGEWLRLVLSWRLLWPSWLPLRQLQPLAVWVSPAALLLVWYWAARQQWVPEQILPAPAAVWESFLDLINSGELQDNLSISLFRLLVGFGIGAVSGLLVGVLLAISPGVRAYLGLTFEMLRHIPTLVLIPMLILLLGIGETFKIVILVKAVFFPVAQAATDAVRNIPRGFIEVGRVYQLKPWDFYRTILLPATVPPVLTGMRIALGRAWLILVAVELLAADAGIGQMMEFARQMLRLDIVLVGVVLTGVIGFSLDKSLRLVERRLMRWRPE, from the coding sequence ATGAAATCGATTGGTTTTAATATTCGTGCTGGTGAATGGTTGAGGTTGGTGTTGTCATGGCGACTCCTATGGCCAAGCTGGTTGCCGTTGCGTCAATTGCAGCCTTTGGCTGTTTGGGTTTCACCGGCAGCGCTGTTGTTGGTGTGGTATTGGGCAGCGCGTCAGCAATGGGTGCCTGAGCAAATTTTGCCTGCGCCCGCAGCCGTGTGGGAAAGTTTTTTAGACTTAATTAACAGTGGCGAGTTACAGGATAACCTCAGCATCAGCTTATTCCGCTTATTGGTAGGCTTTGGTATAGGCGCTGTTTCCGGTTTGTTAGTGGGTGTGTTGCTTGCTATTTCCCCGGGTGTGCGTGCGTACCTTGGTTTGACTTTTGAAATGTTGCGTCATATTCCTACCCTGGTATTAATTCCCATGTTGATTTTGCTATTGGGAATTGGCGAGACATTTAAAATTGTCATTTTGGTTAAGGCTGTTTTTTTCCCGGTCGCCCAGGCAGCGACAGACGCAGTGCGCAATATTCCGCGCGGTTTTATTGAAGTAGGGCGTGTTTACCAGCTTAAGCCCTGGGATTTTTATCGCACGATTTTATTGCCGGCCACTGTGCCGCCCGTATTGACTGGAATGCGTATCGCATTGGGGCGCGCCTGGTTAATTCTGGTGGCCGTTGAATTGCTGGCTGCAGATGCTGGCATAGGGCAGATGATGGAGTTTGCCCGTCAAATGTTACGCCTGGATATTGTACTGGTGGGTGTTGTACTCACCGGAGTGATTGGTTTTAGTTTGGATAAAAGCTTGCGCCTTGTGGAGCGGCGGTTAATGCGCTGGCGTCCTGAATAA
- a CDS encoding ABC transporter substrate-binding protein — MTEHNVIDEPAVELWYTRCGAATASALAIRKGWLQQEFNQPGTVLHALRDSTSLATRNSHYNHSQSGMFREGGNIPPIWAKGTGQDTVVVGITWLDEYQGILTLADSGIRTVADLKGKRLGVPLHSQAVIDFQRGAAQHGYETALRLANLTVKDVTLVDLPAPTYDTQDGPRKEPRESARSVEVAALEAGEVDAIFLRFARGYRLSQDPRFHQVININDLPDHLQRVNNGTPRPVTVDRAFLDKHPDVVVRYLAVLLETAEWAKENPDEVIDLLREDGSDITREEIIGSHGNELHLHFEPKLIPEYVLGLEVQKDFLHRWNYFEKDFSVRTWIEFWPLARAQKLVEQRKAERRAEKAA, encoded by the coding sequence ATGACAGAGCACAATGTTATTGATGAACCCGCCGTAGAACTTTGGTACACCCGTTGCGGTGCTGCCACCGCATCAGCACTTGCAATTCGTAAAGGTTGGTTGCAGCAGGAATTTAACCAGCCTGGCACGGTGTTGCATGCACTGCGCGATTCAACCAGCCTTGCCACACGCAATTCACACTACAACCATTCGCAGTCAGGCATGTTCCGCGAAGGTGGAAACATTCCTCCCATTTGGGCCAAGGGCACAGGGCAGGACACTGTAGTGGTTGGCATTACCTGGTTGGATGAATATCAAGGCATTCTGACCTTGGCCGACAGTGGCATTCGCACTGTGGCTGATTTAAAAGGCAAGCGTTTGGGTGTGCCTTTGCATTCGCAAGCGGTGATTGATTTTCAACGCGGCGCCGCGCAACACGGATACGAAACTGCATTGCGTTTGGCAAATTTAACCGTAAAGGATGTGACCTTGGTGGATTTGCCCGCGCCGACTTATGACACCCAGGATGGGCCGCGCAAAGAGCCGCGCGAATCCGCGCGCTCTGTGGAAGTGGCTGCACTGGAGGCGGGGGAAGTAGATGCCATTTTCCTGCGCTTTGCACGTGGTTACCGCTTATCACAAGATCCGCGTTTTCATCAGGTTATCAATATTAATGATCTGCCTGATCACCTGCAGCGCGTGAATAACGGCACGCCGCGCCCGGTGACCGTGGATCGTGCGTTCCTGGATAAACATCCTGATGTGGTTGTGCGCTACCTGGCGGTGTTGTTGGAAACCGCTGAGTGGGCCAAGGAAAATCCCGATGAAGTGATTGATTTGTTGCGTGAGGATGGCAGTGATATTACCCGCGAGGAAATTATCGGCTCCCACGGCAATGAGCTGCATCTGCATTTTGAGCCAAAATTAATTCCTGAATATGTTTTGGGTTTGGAAGTACAGAAGGATTTTCTACACCGTTGGAATTATTTTGAGAAAGATTTCAGTGTGAGAACCTGGATTGAGTTTTGGCCACTGGCGCGTGCGCAAAAATTGGTTGAGCAGCGCAAGGCCGAACGTCGCGCCGAAAAGGCCGCGTGA
- a CDS encoding extracellular solute-binding protein, with the protein MKKNITQKIALLLAAFLLQTQAVWAAHAIAFFGEPKYPADFTHFDYINPHAPKGGSMVLSLVTLNSSFDKFNPYSLRGVPAPGLAELVFETLTINGLDEPNTQYGLLADDIEVAPDFGSTIFRINALARFSNGDPVTAYDVEYSFKVMTSKAVSPRYSAYFSEIESVDVLDERRIRFVFKRKGRDLSFIAGSLPVFSPKWGKSNQGDVAFADLRFESPIASGPYTIEQARSGRDIIYRRNPEYWGKDIPVQRGTFNFDQIVYKLYKDRDTQVAALRAGEYDFLSENQMRYWCCQYIGKRFDSGEIQKRRFLHANPPAMNGWVLNLRKPRFQDTRVRKALNYALDFEWINDKIFDSEFSRVDSYFSNTTLAAKGLPSEEELALLEPWRDQLPEAVFGPMFEQPTTVPPHRLRDNLDIALQLLAEAGWHYRDGVLRNQNGEPFIIEVAGTRRQSPFTDPIYRNLAKIGIQVRTNLADAATLRARLRDFDFDYTSVSLREARMPGDELWRAFNSASADRPGSENIAGVKSPVVDALIKQLLNATSQQELETVASALDRVLIHNHYFIPWRYLKNHYVMFNQRLQYPQTLPLYYAATDWAVRTWWDGHSTPNTD; encoded by the coding sequence ATGAAAAAAAACATCACGCAAAAAATTGCCCTGTTGTTAGCGGCATTTTTACTCCAAACGCAAGCAGTGTGGGCTGCGCATGCCATTGCTTTTTTTGGCGAGCCAAAATATCCGGCAGACTTTACCCATTTTGATTACATCAATCCCCATGCACCGAAGGGCGGCAGTATGGTGTTGTCATTGGTTACCTTGAACAGCAGTTTCGATAAATTTAATCCTTACAGCTTGCGTGGCGTTCCGGCCCCGGGCTTGGCGGAATTAGTGTTTGAAACACTCACTATTAATGGTTTGGATGAACCCAATACCCAATATGGTTTGTTAGCGGATGATATTGAGGTGGCGCCTGATTTCGGCTCAACTATTTTCAGGATCAATGCCTTGGCGCGCTTCTCCAACGGAGACCCCGTCACCGCGTACGATGTTGAATATTCATTCAAGGTAATGACCAGCAAGGCCGTAAGCCCGCGTTACAGCGCCTATTTCAGTGAAATAGAATCGGTCGATGTATTGGACGAGCGCCGCATTCGCTTTGTATTCAAACGTAAAGGTCGCGATTTATCCTTTATTGCGGGTAGTCTTCCGGTTTTTTCGCCCAAGTGGGGAAAAAGTAATCAGGGCGATGTGGCGTTTGCCGATTTACGTTTTGAAAGTCCTATTGCCTCTGGGCCCTATACCATTGAGCAGGCACGCAGTGGCCGCGACATTATTTACCGGCGTAACCCCGAGTATTGGGGGAAAGATATTCCAGTACAACGGGGCACGTTTAATTTCGATCAAATTGTTTACAAGCTCTATAAGGATCGCGACACACAAGTCGCGGCACTGCGTGCTGGTGAGTATGACTTTCTCAGTGAAAATCAAATGCGTTATTGGTGCTGCCAGTATATTGGTAAACGCTTTGATTCTGGTGAAATTCAGAAGCGCCGTTTTTTACATGCGAATCCTCCTGCGATGAATGGCTGGGTACTGAATTTACGTAAGCCGCGCTTTCAGGACACTCGTGTGCGCAAAGCATTAAATTATGCTCTGGATTTTGAATGGATCAACGACAAAATATTTGATAGCGAATTTTCCCGCGTTGACAGTTATTTCAGCAATACCACCTTGGCTGCAAAAGGGCTGCCCAGTGAAGAAGAGTTAGCTTTATTAGAGCCCTGGCGCGATCAATTACCCGAGGCGGTATTTGGTCCCATGTTTGAGCAACCGACAACGGTGCCACCCCATCGGCTACGCGATAATCTGGATATTGCCTTGCAATTACTTGCAGAAGCAGGCTGGCACTATCGCGATGGTGTACTGCGCAATCAAAACGGCGAGCCATTTATTATTGAAGTAGCGGGCACTCGTCGCCAGAGCCCATTCACAGATCCGATCTATCGCAATCTGGCAAAAATTGGCATTCAAGTGCGTACCAATCTGGCCGATGCGGCAACCTTGCGCGCGCGATTGCGAGACTTTGATTTTGATTATACTTCTGTGAGCTTGCGTGAAGCGCGTATGCCAGGTGATGAACTCTGGCGTGCATTTAATAGCGCTTCTGCGGATCGCCCCGGCTCTGAAAATATCGCTGGTGTGAAATCGCCTGTGGTGGATGCATTAATCAAGCAGTTACTTAATGCCACCAGCCAACAAGAGTTGGAAACTGTGGCGAGCGCATTGGATCGCGTACTTATTCATAACCATTATTTTATTCCCTGGCGCTATTTGAAAAACCATTACGTGATGTTTAACCAACGTTTGCAATACCCGCAAACGCTACCACTTTATTACGCCGCGACTGACTGGGCCGTACGCACCTGGTGGGATGGCCACTCAACCCCGAACACTGACTGA
- a CDS encoding ABC transporter ATP-binding protein → MSTSIPLLAIENLKIAFGNKIVVDNLSLHIEPGERLALVGESGSGKTITALSILRLAQHARVSGSIRLQGEELLTQSEERIRQVRGADIAMVFQEPMSALNPLYTIGNQITETLILHEHLSPQVAREKTIALLARTGIREPERRVDSYPHQLSGGQLQRAVIAMALACKPKLLIADEPTTALDMTVRARIVKLLLDLQEEDLERNRQAGTPGEGMAILLITHDLNLVRRFAQRVAVMEHGKLLESNNTQALFQAPQHPYTIKLLNSIPVRNIVPVKSNAPLLLETRALRVEYPKKSTGWRGLFRDERFIALEGANVSLRAGETIGVVGESGSGKSTLAQAILGLIRTRSGDLQVDGISCNSLAKRQRRELCARLQVVFQDPFGSLSPRHTIEQIVGEGLHLHFPELSAVEHYQRIVDVLRDVGLPESVLERYPHEFSGGQRQRIAIARAIVLKPKILVLDEPTSALDVSIQNQVLALLVNLQKKYGLSYLLITHDLQVVNALAHRLYVLKDGVIVESGETESIIASPQHAYTQGLIQASL, encoded by the coding sequence ATGAGTACAAGTATTCCATTATTGGCAATAGAAAATCTCAAGATCGCCTTTGGCAACAAAATTGTTGTCGATAATCTCTCATTGCATATTGAACCCGGCGAGCGCCTGGCGCTGGTGGGCGAATCAGGCTCAGGAAAAACTATTACCGCACTGTCTATTTTACGACTGGCACAACATGCTCGAGTCAGTGGCAGCATTCGCCTACAGGGTGAGGAACTGCTGACGCAATCTGAAGAGCGTATTCGTCAGGTACGTGGTGCCGATATTGCGATGGTATTTCAGGAGCCTATGTCAGCACTGAATCCGCTGTATACCATTGGCAATCAAATTACTGAAACATTGATCCTGCATGAACATCTGTCACCGCAGGTCGCGCGCGAAAAAACCATTGCGCTTTTAGCGAGAACCGGAATTCGCGAGCCGGAACGCCGGGTAGACAGTTATCCCCATCAATTATCCGGCGGTCAATTACAGCGCGCTGTGATTGCAATGGCGCTCGCCTGCAAACCCAAATTATTAATTGCAGATGAACCTACGACGGCACTGGATATGACGGTACGTGCTCGTATTGTCAAACTCTTGCTGGACTTACAAGAGGAAGATTTGGAGCGCAACCGCCAAGCGGGAACGCCCGGCGAGGGCATGGCCATTTTACTCATCACCCACGATTTAAATCTGGTGCGTCGCTTTGCCCAGCGAGTTGCAGTAATGGAGCATGGAAAACTGCTGGAATCCAATAACACCCAAGCGCTCTTTCAGGCACCACAGCATCCTTACACCATTAAATTGTTAAACAGTATTCCGGTGCGCAATATTGTACCGGTGAAGAGCAATGCCCCTTTGTTATTGGAAACTCGTGCCTTGCGTGTGGAATACCCCAAAAAATCCACAGGTTGGCGCGGCCTGTTTCGCGATGAGCGTTTTATTGCATTGGAAGGGGCAAATGTATCCCTGCGTGCAGGCGAAACTATCGGCGTAGTAGGGGAGTCTGGCTCGGGTAAATCCACGTTGGCCCAAGCAATTTTAGGTTTGATTCGCACACGTAGTGGCGATTTACAAGTGGATGGCATTTCCTGCAATAGCTTGGCGAAACGCCAGCGACGGGAACTCTGCGCGCGGTTACAAGTGGTATTCCAGGATCCGTTTGGCTCCCTGTCTCCCCGCCACACGATTGAGCAAATTGTGGGGGAGGGGTTGCACTTGCATTTCCCTGAATTGAGTGCGGTTGAACATTATCAACGCATAGTGGATGTATTGCGCGATGTGGGCTTGCCAGAGTCGGTGCTGGAGCGCTACCCCCATGAATTTTCCGGCGGCCAGCGTCAGCGTATTGCGATTGCACGGGCGATTGTACTCAAACCCAAAATTCTGGTGTTGGATGAACCCACCTCAGCACTGGATGTGTCCATTCAAAATCAGGTGTTAGCTTTATTGGTTAACCTGCAAAAGAAATACGGATTGAGTTATTTACTCATCACCCATGACTTGCAAGTAGTGAATGCATTGGCCCATCGCCTGTATGTTTTGAAGGATGGTGTGATTGTAGAGTCTGGTGAAACGGAATCCATTATTGCCAGCCCACAACATGCCTATACCCAGGGCCTGATTCAAGCATCACTGTGA
- a CDS encoding microcin C ABC transporter permease YejB, protein MWYYLIKRLLVMIPTLLGVLTLTFFVTQFVPGGPVENMLATIDGESARTGVEGGASGGGWSYSGRQGIDDQQIAHLTSLYGFDQPLWTRYTNMLGDFIVFDFGDSYFRNESVWSLIQSKLGVSVSLGIWTFLLTYVVSVPLGVAKAVRAGSRFDFVTSLLVLIGYAVPGFVLGVLLIVLFGGGSFWDIFPLRGLTSDNWDDLSLGGKVTDYLWHVTLPVIAAVVSSFALKTLLTKNTFLEEIRRQYVFTARAKGLSERRVLWKHVFRNALLPLVTGFPGTFIAAFFTGSLLIETLFSLDGLGLLSYESINSRDYPVVMGSLYLFTLIALITKLIGDIAYVLIDPRIKFDSVEAR, encoded by the coding sequence ATGTGGTATTACTTGATCAAGCGCCTTCTGGTAATGATTCCGACTTTATTGGGCGTACTTACGCTAACCTTTTTTGTTACCCAATTTGTACCCGGTGGCCCGGTAGAGAATATGCTCGCCACAATTGATGGCGAGAGTGCACGCACCGGTGTGGAAGGTGGCGCGAGTGGCGGCGGGTGGAGTTATAGCGGCCGACAGGGGATTGATGATCAACAAATTGCGCACCTGACAAGCCTGTATGGATTTGATCAACCATTGTGGACTCGCTACACCAATATGCTGGGTGATTTTATTGTGTTTGATTTCGGCGATAGTTACTTTCGCAATGAAAGTGTTTGGTCGCTGATTCAATCCAAATTGGGTGTTTCAGTTTCTTTGGGAATCTGGACATTTTTATTGACCTATGTAGTGTCGGTTCCACTCGGTGTTGCTAAAGCCGTGCGTGCCGGTTCTCGCTTTGATTTTGTCACCAGTTTGTTGGTACTTATTGGCTATGCCGTGCCCGGTTTTGTATTGGGCGTGCTGTTGATTGTGCTGTTTGGCGGCGGTTCTTTCTGGGATATTTTTCCCTTGCGTGGTCTAACCTCCGACAATTGGGATGATCTGAGCCTCGGGGGAAAAGTTACTGATTATCTGTGGCATGTGACCCTGCCTGTTATTGCCGCTGTGGTCAGTAGTTTTGCACTCAAGACACTGCTCACCAAAAATACCTTTCTTGAAGAAATTCGTCGTCAATATGTTTTCACCGCGCGCGCCAAAGGGTTGTCCGAACGTCGCGTATTGTGGAAGCACGTATTCCGCAATGCACTCTTGCCACTGGTTACTGGCTTTCCCGGTACCTTCATTGCTGCATTTTTTACCGGCAGCTTGCTGATAGAAACTCTCTTTTCCTTAGATGGATTGGGTTTACTTTCTTACGAGTCTATTAACAGTCGCGATTATCCAGTGGTGATGGGCAGTTTGTATTTATTCACACTCATTGCCTTGATCACCAAGTTAATTGGCGATATCGCTTATGTATTAATTGACCCACGCATTAAATTTGATTCTGTGGAGGCGCGATGA
- a CDS encoding LLM class flavin-dependent oxidoreductase: protein MTSKKRQLVLNVFLQRFGHHLAAWRHSSSKDNGRPNLDWWVRGAQLAEAAKFHTFFLADFIGRSGEITADTGRSGISYQFEPFTLLSAIATVTKNIGLVATVNTNYDHPYHVARKFTSLDHLSNGRAGWNIVSSYSPHTALNFGLDEQRAHEDRYARAAEFVELSKRLWDSWDDDAFDHPDRAAGQFYDPAKSHPLQFNGEHFASDGLLDFPRPIQGYPVLVQAGNSDTGREFAARIAEMSYCSAQSLDVAQAFYKDVKSRMAKYGRAEDQLKITPGLSVVVAETDQEAQDKFGELQSLVDVSNVHFGGFDLSGYDVDGPLPDLPYQSGENGRGRFQQQLDLARRENLSIRQLVLRFRVARGHLQAVGSVKTVADTIEQWFVERGADGFNVVPPYLPQGFEDFTRLVVPELQRRGIFRTEYEGETFRENLGLDRPERKS, encoded by the coding sequence GTGACCAGTAAAAAACGTCAGTTGGTTCTTAACGTATTCCTTCAGCGCTTTGGTCATCATCTGGCCGCCTGGCGTCATTCATCGTCCAAAGATAACGGGCGACCCAATCTCGATTGGTGGGTGCGTGGTGCGCAACTGGCCGAAGCGGCAAAGTTCCATACTTTTTTCCTTGCCGATTTTATTGGTCGCTCCGGTGAAATTACGGCGGATACCGGACGCAGTGGTATTAGTTACCAGTTTGAACCTTTTACCTTGTTATCGGCGATAGCGACCGTCACTAAAAATATTGGTTTAGTTGCAACCGTCAATACCAATTACGATCATCCTTATCATGTTGCGCGTAAATTTACTTCGCTCGATCATTTGAGTAATGGTCGTGCAGGTTGGAATATTGTTTCATCCTATTCGCCCCACACGGCATTGAATTTTGGTTTGGATGAGCAACGTGCCCATGAAGATCGCTACGCGCGCGCAGCGGAATTTGTCGAGCTGTCCAAACGCCTGTGGGACTCCTGGGATGACGATGCCTTTGATCATCCGGATCGCGCCGCTGGTCAATTTTATGACCCGGCAAAATCTCACCCGCTGCAATTTAACGGCGAGCATTTTGCCTCCGATGGCTTGTTGGATTTTCCGCGTCCCATTCAGGGGTATCCGGTATTGGTGCAAGCAGGTAATTCTGATACCGGCCGTGAATTTGCCGCACGTATCGCGGAGATGAGCTACTGCTCGGCACAATCGTTGGATGTTGCCCAAGCATTTTATAAGGATGTGAAAAGCCGCATGGCGAAGTATGGCCGTGCGGAAGATCAATTAAAAATTACCCCTGGCTTATCGGTGGTGGTCGCAGAAACCGATCAGGAAGCGCAGGATAAATTTGGCGAATTGCAAAGCCTGGTGGATGTGAGCAACGTGCATTTTGGTGGATTTGATTTGTCGGGTTACGACGTGGATGGCCCGCTGCCGGATCTTCCTTATCAAAGCGGTGAAAATGGTCGCGGCCGCTTTCAACAGCAATTGGATTTGGCGCGCCGGGAAAATCTCTCCATCCGCCAATTGGTGTTGCGCTTTCGCGTAGCACGCGGGCATTTGCAAGCGGTAGGCTCAGTAAAAACCGTTGCCGATACGATTGAGCAATGGTTTGTAGAGCGCGGTGCGGATGGCTTTAATGTGGTGCCGCCTTATCTGCCACAAGGCTTTGAAGATTTCACGCGATTGGTGGTGCCGGAATTACAGCGACGCGGCATTTTCCGCACTGAATACGAAGGCGAAACCTTCCGTGAAAACCTCGGTCTGGATCGCCCGGAGCGCAAATCTTAA